The sequence below is a genomic window from Ciona intestinalis chromosome 1, KH, whole genome shotgun sequence.
gctacgattttataatttttttaatgttctttgtttactaccaaatgggacaagaaaataaaatgaaaaggtgtcccatctttgttaaattttatgttagaaaaactattttagttaataaaatttatgtagaattttataaaatttatgtttaattttgtctaaaaattatgtagaattttatttggtaaaattaGTATTTTTCAGTTAGTaaattttatcttaaatttttttcaggtATTACGTGAAGTCGTTATTCTTACCAAGCAATGAACTTCTTAACATTTGGACTCATCTGATACCAGGGTTATATTTCATTAAGATGTTGTTCAGATATAACGAGGTAaacatataaatgtaacttattttacctCAAAGATGGttgctataacacgggtgttctgtttcatacacctcaggcccgcttacaagttatcacgtatgtaacttatttatcctcgcatggcggggaaacgatatcgttataacacaggtgttttgtttcatacacctcacgcctgcttacaagttaccatgtatgtaacttttaacttttttgtccTTGTGTATTGGGGCaatgacagccgttataacacaggtgttttgtttcatacaccttgtacctgcttacaagtttgtaactttatgggtgattattttacgGTAATGCCTTAGATCTGCctcaagttatatatatatatatatatatactccgtatttttataactataatattatttcaatGATTTCCAGACAATAGATTTGGTGGAAAATTGGCCACTGTCCTTGACTATCATCAGTTCTATAACAGTTANNNNNNNNNNNNNNNNNNNNNNNNNNNNNNNNNNNNNNNNNNNNNNNNNNNNNNNNNNNNNNNNNNNNNNNNNNNNNNNNNNNNNNNNNNNNNNNNNNNNNNNNNNNNNNNNNNNNNNNNNNNNNGTTCGCAATGTTGTTGTAACAGCAAAGTTGGACAGAAGAATTCCGACGATCATTTCACGAGATTCTTAAGGATTGCTTCAGTGGGTGGAGGGTACATATATGGCCATCTACCTCTTATGCACAGGTAAGtgggaatgaatgtaacttatttattctcgcatggcaggccaaggacagccgttataacataggtgttctgtttcattcacctcgtgctcactaattgcgaatgaatgtaacctactTTATTCACTCTTGGCGgggtaacaacagtcgttataacacgggtgttctgtttcatacacctcgtgcccgcttacaagttaccgcatatgtaacttatttatcctcacgtggcgggcaacaacagtcgttatagcacaggtgttctgtttcatacacctggtgctcgcttactagttaccacgtatgtaacttgtttatcttcgtatggcggggcaaagacagtcattataacacgggcgttctgtttcatacacctcgtgcccgcttacaagttaccacatatgtaactttgtggatgttttaaaacaaggttaCAATCATATGTTTTAGGACTCCAGTTATAGGTCTAAAACAAcctaaagtttcaaaaaacacctttttaatatgaatctgtatttaaaataagttggtttattttactgtCTTACAGATTGTTCACCTCTGGATTGGACGAAGCGATGGTTTACCACATCATATCCACAGTGTGTCTTACCATAGCAGTTGTTGTGTATTTATCCGACTTTCCACAAAGGTGGTTCAGCGGAACTTTTGACATTATAGGTGGGAAATAGAAGTGATAAAAATAGagaaaaagttaaatcaatgtaacttactttatcctcgcatggcgggcaatggcagtcattataacacgggtgttctgtttcatacacctcgtgccagcttacgagttaccatgtatgtaacttatttatcctcgaaaggtggggcaacaacagtcgttataacacgggtgttctgtttcatacacctcgtgcccgcttatgagttgcTGACAGTGTGTACAGCCCATTAGTAACCATTGGATTGGAGTAATTGTTGtcaagtgttttgcccaaggagcAAGGACACATAGtcccacaattgtagcagcgatgagccttgaacccataacctctgggttgtatgaaacagaacacccatgttgtaacgactgttgttgcccgccatgcaaagataaataagttacctgcgtggtaattcgtaagcaggcacgaggtgtatgaaacagaacacttgtgttataatgactgtcgttaccctgccatgcgaagataaataagttacatacgtggtaactcataagctggcacgaggtgtatgaaacagaacgccggttttataacaacattcgttttcccgccatgcaaggataaataagttacatacgtggtaactcgtaaactggcacgaggtgtatgaaacagaacgccggttataagttatatttatttattcatttaatatgaCTGTCACAATATGTTCGCAGGTCAATCACATCAGTTGTTCCATGTTTTGTCTGCACTTTGTTGTTACTTTGATATATTAGCAGTGGAACAAGATATGCGAGCAAGTGATAGGCATTGGAGTGTCCTCTCCGTGCAGGTATGATGGTATTGttggtaaaataatataaaaaaagtttaaagaatTGTTTCCTAGTTGAAAGAAAACTTAATTACCTAATTATTATAACAAtccattatttttattcaaacaaagGTGTCttcataactttaaatatagtggggtggggaagatgggacaccttttcattccgtTTTCTTGTCACGTTtcattgtaaacaaagaacattcaaataattataaaacagttttctctcgactcccatagaccgttgttaattgtttaaaacacgatccggatatctggatattatgtgctaaaggtgtcccatctccccccaccgtactatatatttttacaaataacaatacattatcttaattttttttacagccGGACACGCCATCTCTGTTGCATGTTTCGACTGCAGCAATATTGTTGATAATATTTTCGTACAAATTTGCTTCACGATGTTTACAAAGCCATGGCCAAAGAATAGGAATTTGTCCTTGTCTGTGTTGTAAGCAAACAGATCCTAAAATGAAATATCAATAAGTCTTATCAGTATAAAATATGTGCATTATTTTAGGAAGTaatattctgttttgttttgtaaaaatttacaaattttagaatatttaatattgtgttatatttaatatgatttctTTTAAAGATGTACGTTAGTTTtaggaaatattattttggtatatatatactttacaaACTTTCttgtaataatttacaaattttagaaAGTATTATTCTGTTATATTTCGTCATactttacaaacttttttgtacaaatttacaaattttaggAATATTATCGTCTTTTATCTTATAATGCTGGTTTAAATaatgttcattatttttaggaatattactgtgttattttttatgaaatttctttaaaaaatgtgcatTATTTTAGGTGGTATTATTCTGTTATATAAGGCTTTTCAGcttctaatatttttacatagcAAATAATATGCTAATCATAATAGTAATGCTTTAGCCAACTATTTTTAAGCtacattttacaatattttatgagCAAGTCTCTAAactctgttctatatgggtgaggtcctacagtgaggcatgccatgggtctGGGATttgagccagagttggcccattatcccgaCATTGCATaagcacattctattctatatgggtgaggtcctacagtgaggcatgccatgggacctgggattaagaccagagttgacccattacctcaacattgtaaatgcacattctattctatatagttggcctattaccccaaacaATATAGAGTTGGCCGATTACAATAATGGTCAAAATGATTTCTAAAACTTTGGTGGTGGTAAACTGAAAATGTGGGTCCACTTTTAAGTTGCAAACGAGTTATAATGTGTTACACTGTATTACCTATTCAATTTGCAGTTTAAACTATATAGTGTtcgcttttatttttatcctaTTTCTCACATCAgtgttaaaaagttattacttTACactaaaatacttaaaataagACTTTTTTCATACATGCTTTGTACCAGAGATTAAATA
It includes:
- the LOC100181460 gene encoding membrane progestin receptor alpha-like encodes the protein MHRLFTSGLDEAMVYHIISTVCLTIAVVVYLSDFPQRWFSGTFDIIGQSHQLFHVLSALCCYFDILAVEQDMRASDRHWSVLSVQPDTPSLLHVSTAAILLIIFSYKFASRCLQSHGQRIGICPCLCCKQTDPKMKYQ